A genomic stretch from Solanum stenotomum isolate F172 chromosome 8, ASM1918654v1, whole genome shotgun sequence includes:
- the LOC125872595 gene encoding laccase-2-like, with translation MSVFVFSRPTLLCVIFCICSILLFPEFVTAGVTRHYKFDIRLKNVTRLCKTKTIVTVNGKFPGPRVVAREGDRLVIKVVNHVSNNVSIHWHGIRQLQSGWADGPAYVTQCPIQTGQSYVYNFTITGQRGTLWWHAHISWMRATLYGPLIIYPQHNASYPFAKPHKEVPIIFGEWWNANTEAVINQALVTGAGPNVSDSYTINGLPGPLYNCSAKDTFKLKVKPGKTYMLRIINAALNDDLFFRIANHTMAVVEADALYVKPFETDIIVITPGQTTNVLLKTHHNPQQTTFVMVARPYFTGQGTFDNSTIAGILMYDDDHHNSPSSSSNNISIKNLPIPTLPPINSTSFVSNFTNKFRALASVKFPANVPQNVDKHFFFTVGLGSNPCPKNQTCQGPNNSSKFAASVNNVSMILPNTALLQSYFFKKSNGVYTSDFPSVPLVSFNYTGTPPNNTNVSNGTKVVVLPFNTSVEVVMQDTSILGAESHPLHLHGYNFYVVGQGFGNFDPKNDPASYNLVDPVERNTVGVPSGGWVAIRFLADNPGVWLMHCHFDVHLSWGLRMAWIVLDGKLPNQKLLPPPADLPMC, from the exons ATGagtgtttttgttttttcaagaCCAACACTTTTATGTGTTATTTTCTGCATTTGTAGCATTTTGCTATTTCCAGAGTTTGTCACTGCTGGCGTTACAAGGCATTACAAATTTGAC ATAAGATTGAAAAATGTGACAAGGTTATGTAAAACAAAGACAATTGTCACTGTGAATGGGAAATTCCCAGGGCCAAGAGTTGTTGCTAGAGAAGGTGATCGTTTAGTGATTAAAGTTGTTAATCACGTCTCCAACAATGTTAGCATCCATTG GCATGGTATTAGACAACTACAAAGTGGATGGGCAGATGGACCAGCATATGTGACCCAGTGTCCAATCCAAACAGGCCAAAGTTATGTCTACAATTTCACCATTACTGGCCAAAGAGGAACTTTATGGTGGCATGCTCATATTTCATGGATGAGAGCTACACTCTATGGACCTCTCATCATCTATCCTCAACACAATGCTTCTTATCCATTTGCTAAACCCCACAAAGAAGTCCCCATAATTTTTG GTGAATGGTGGAATGCTAATACTGAGGCTGTGATTAATCAAGCACTTGTTACTGGAGCTGGACCTAATGTCTCTGATTCATACACCATTAATGGTCTTCCTGGACCATTATACAATTGTTCTGCTAAGG ATACTTTTAAGTTGAAGGTAAAACCAGGGAAGACATATATGCTTCGTATAATCAACGCTGCACTCAATGATGACCTTTTCTTTAGAATAGCTAATCATACAATGGCAGTTGTTGAAGCAGATGCACTTTATGTCAAGCCATTTGAAACAGACATAATTGTAATTACTCCTGGGCAAACCACAAATGTCCTCCTTAAAACACATCATAATCCACAACAAACCACTTTTGTTATGGTAGCTCGACCCTATTTTACTGGACAAGGTACATTTGATAATTCCACAATTGCTGGAATTCTTATGTATGACGACGATCATCATAATTCACCATCATCATCGTCTAAcaatatttcaattaaaaatCTTCCAATTCCAACGCTTCCACCAATTAATTCCACTTCATTTGTATCCAATTTTACTAACAAATTTCGCGCTTTAGCTAGTGTGAAATTCCCAGCTAATGTTCCGCAAAATGTTGATAAACACTTTTTCTTCACCGTAGGGCTAGGTAGTAACCCGTGCCCAAAAAATCAAACATGTCAAGGTCCTaataattcatcaaaatttGCTGCTTCTGTTAATAATGTTTCTATGATTCTCCCAAACACAGCGTTACTCCAatcttattttttcaaaaaatcaaatgGAGTATATACTAGTGATTTTCCAAGTGTTCCTTTAGTTTCCTTTAATTACACTGGCACCCCTCCAAATAACACAAATGTCTCTAATGGCACAAAAGTTGTGGTGCTTCCATTTAATACTTCAGTGGAAGTGGTAATGCAGGATACTAGCATTCTTGGTGCTGAAAGTCATCCTCTTCATCTTCATggatataatttttatgttgttgGACAAGGTTTTGGTAATTTTGACCCGAAAAACGACCCTGCTAGTTATAATCTTGTGGATCCTGTTGAAAGAAACACCGTTGGAGTTCCATCTGGTGGTTGGGTCGCTATTCGATTTCTAGCTGACAATCCTG GAGTTTGGTTGATGCATTGTCACTTTGATGTGCATTTGAGTTGGGGATTGAGAATGGCATGGATAGTGTTAGATGGAAAACTTCCTAACCAAAAATTGCTCCCACCTCCGGCTGATCTTCCAATGTGTTAA
- the LOC125872611 gene encoding cyclin-dependent protein kinase inhibitor SMR5-like, which translates to MMEVVVVVEEEEGCSTPKRDDCQIPAMVGPPPPPRKKRTYDCGGDKRKPPENGYFQAPEIELFFAMQPRCTQGTFA; encoded by the coding sequence ATGATggaagtagtagtagtagtagaagaagaagaaggatgttCGACGCCAAAACGCGATGATTGTCAAATTCCGGCGATGGTGGGACCACCTCCGCCGCCGAGGAAGAAGCGGACGTACGACTGCGGCGGAGATAAAAGGAAGCCACCGGAAAATGGGTATTTTCAAGCGCCTGAAATTGAACTTTTCTTCGCCATGCAACCTAGATGTACTCAAGGGACTTTTgcttag
- the LOC125872605 gene encoding uncharacterized protein C24B11.05-like has protein sequence MEHADSYKGVSEPKYDCLLFDVDDTLYPLSSGISAQCTKNIIDYMIEKLGIDETKVPEMCISLYKEYGTTMAGLRAIGYDFDYDDYHSFVHGRLPYELLKHDHVLRNLLHSLPVRKVIFSNANEAHVAKVLSRLGLEDCFDDIVCFETVNPTNNGSVQDNNNGVSPRSLIVCKPFEEAYEQAFKIANINPQKTLFFDDSVRNLQTAKLTGLHTVWVGASHRTEGIDYALESIHNMKEALPELWEDVKPDIRYSEKTAIEVRA, from the exons ATGGAGCATGCAGACAGCTACAAGGGAGTTTCGGAGCCAAAATACGACTGCCTTCTCTTTG ATGTTGATGATACACTTTATCCACTGAGCTCTGGTATTTCAGCACAATGCACGAAAAATATCATTG ATTATATGATTGAAAAGCTTGGCATTGATGAGACTAAAGTTCCAGAAATGTGTATAAGCTTATATAAGGAGTATGGAACAACCATGGCTGGTCTCagg GCCATTGGTTACGACTTTGATTATGACGACTACCATAG TTTTGTACATGGGAGATTACCTTATGAACTTTTAAAGCATGACCATGTTCTGAGGAATCTTTTGCATAGCTTGCCTGTTCGGAAAGTT ATATTTTCAAATGCAAATGAAGCCCATGTGGCAAAAGTTCTTAGCAGGCTCGGATTAGAGGACTGCTTTGATGATATTGTATGCTTTGAGACTGTGAATCCTACCAACAACGGCAGTGTACAAGACAACAACAATGGTG TATCCCCTAGGTCTCTTATTGTTTGCAAACCCTTCGAAGAAGCCTATGAACAAGCCTTTAAAATAGCCAATATTAACCCTCAGAAGACG CTGTTCTTTGATGACTCTGTCCGTAACCTTCAGACTGCTAAGCTCACAGGCCTTCATACTGTGTGG GTGGGTGCCTCCCATAGAACAGAAGGCATAGATTATGCACTAGAaagcattcataacatgaagGAAGCATTACCGGAGTTATGGGAAGATGTTAAACCAGACATTCGCTATTCGGAAAAGACTGCAATTGAAGTGAGAGCTTAG
- the LOC125872594 gene encoding scarecrow-like protein 14 — MDPRFIPLSDPVNTLEFEDQINLSSYEGSLNPPHSYNDDYVAFGVPYTAPSVDIGNFAPSSNVSSEVDSPDDHDSDSLFKYLNQILMEENIEDKPSMFHDPLALKAAEKSLYEALGKSYPPSPYRTPYHLDHQSESPSPDSIFQTSSDHSTSSSNAHSNSMDPHWIVDPGVSRLPLPVESHPSEYSIQPLIHSNSERSHGSLNNINNLNVHMDSFLNTNALSNMFTDSESILQFKRGVEEANKFLPNVSQFVVDLDKYTFPPKVEEVTKEAVVKVEKDERNHSHNGTKGRKHQYPEDSDFEDERSNKQSAIYVEEEAELSEMFDRVLLCTDKGETICGDVKSEMPVDNSLDQNGQAHGSNGGKTRAKKQGTKNEAVDLRTLLVSCAQSVAADDRRTAYEQLKQIRQHCSSIGDAYQRLASVFADGLEARLAGTGTQLYAALAPKKITAAEKLKAYQVYLSACPFKKISIFFANKMIFHTASNARTLHLIDFGILYGFQWPILIQLLSEIPDGPPKLRITGIDLPQPGFRPAESLEQTGSRLAKYCERFKVPFEYNAIATQNWENIKLEDLKLASGETVAVNCLFRFKNLLDETVMLDSPRDAVLGLIRKMNPDIFVQAVINGSYSAPFFVTRFREALFHYSTLFDMFDTTLPRDDQQRLHFEQEFYRREAMNVIACEGSERVERPETYKQWQVRNMRAGFKILPLNQQLVQKLRCKVKAGYHRDFVFNEDGKWMLQGWKGRVVCASSCWVPA, encoded by the coding sequence ATGGATCCTCGATTCATTCCGTTGTCTGATCCTGTAAACACTCTCGAGTTCGAAGATCAGATCAATTTGTCTAGCTATGAGGGGTCTCTGAATCCTCCTCACAGTTATAATGATGACTATGTTGCTTTTGGTGTTCCGTATACTGCCCCAAGTGTAGACATTGGTAATTTCGCTCCGTCATCAAACGTGAGCTCGGAAGTGGACTCTCCAGATGATCATGACTCTGATTCTCTGTTTAAGTACCTAAACCAGATACTTATGGAGGAGAATATTGAAGATAAGCCCAGCATGTTTCATGATCCGCTTGCTCTAAAAGCTGCTGAGAAGTCCTTATATGAAGCCCTTGGCAAGTCGTACCCTCCTTCACCCTATCGTACCCCTTATCATCTTGACCATCAGTCAGAAAGCCCAAGCCCTGACAGCATTTTCCAGACTTCCAGTGATCATAGTACAAGTAGTAGCAATGCCCATAGTAATTCCATGGATCCTCACTGGATTGTTGATCCTGGTGTATCTAGGTTGCCTTTGCCTGTGGAGAGTCATCCATCAGAGTACTCCATCCAGCCTTTGATTCACAGTAACTCAGAGAGGTCTCATGGTTCTTtaaacaacatcaacaacttgAATGTCCATATGGACTCTTTTCTAAATACTAATGCTCTTTCAAACATGTTTACTGATAGCGAGTCTATCTTACAGTTCAAGAGAGGGGTGGAGGAAGCTAATAAATTCCTTCCAAATGTTAGTCAATTTGTTGTTGATTTGGATAAATATACCTTTCCTCCAAAGGTGGAAGAAGTGACCAAAGAGGCTGTGGTCAAGGTAGAGAAGGATGAGAGGAATCACTCACATAATGGCACTAAAGGAAGAAAACATCAGTATCCTGAGGACAGTGATTTTGAAGATGAAAGGAGCAACAAACAATCAGCAATATATGTGGAGGAGGAGGCTGAGTTATCCGAGATGTTTGACAGGGTTCTGCTTTGTACAGATAAAGGTGAGACAATATGTGGTGATGTCAAGTCTGAAATGCCGGTAGACAATAGTTTAGATCAGAATGGACAAGCACATGGATCAAATGGTGGAAAAACTCGTGCTAAGAAACAAGGAACTAAAAATGAAGCTGTGGATCTAAGGACTCTCTTAGTTAGCTGTGCACAGTCTGTTGCTGCTGACGATCGCAGGACAGCATATGAACAGCTAAAGCAGATCAGGCAGCATTGTTCTTCCATTGGTGATGCATACCAAAGGCTGGCCAGTGTATTTGCTGATGGCCTTGAAGCCCGGTTGGCTGGCACTGGTACTCAACTATATGCCGCCCTTGCTCCTAAAAAGATTACAGCTGCTGAGAAATTGAAAGCATACCAGGTTTATCTTTCAGCATGCCCGTTCAAGAAAATATCAATATTCTTTGCGAATAAAATGATCTTCCACACAGCATCGAATGCCAGGACATTGCATCTCATAGACTTTGGTATACTATATGGTTTCCAGTGGCCAATACTCATCCAGCTTCTCTCAGAGATACCTGATGGGCCTCCAAAGCTACGCATTACTGGAATAGACCTTCCCCAACCTGGCTTCAGGCCAGCAGAAAGCTTAGAACAGACAGGGAGCCGCTTGGCAAAATATTGTGAGCGCTTTAAAGTACCATTTGAATATAATGCCATAGCAACACAGAATTGGGAGAACATCAAACTTGAGGACTTGAAACTTGCAAGTGGTGAGACTGTTGCTGTGAACTGTCTTTTTCGTTTTAAGAACCTGTTGGATGAGACAGTGATGTTGGATAGTCCAAGGGATGCAGTTCTGGGCTTAATTAGAAAGATGAATCCGGATATCTTCGTGCAAGCTGTAATCAACGGATCTTATAGTGCGCCCTTCTTTGTCACTCGCTTCAGGGAGGCCCTCTTCCATTACTCAACTCTCTTTGACATGTTTGATACTACCTTACCCCGTGATGATCAGCAGAGGTTGCATTTTGAACAAGAATTTTACAGACGCGAGGCAATGAATGTCATTGCTTGTGAGGGTTCCGAGAGAGTTGAAAGGCCTGAGACATACAAGCAATGGCAGGTCCGCAATATGAGGGCTGGATTCAAGATTCTTCCGTTGAACCAACAACTCGTGCAGAAGTTAAGGTGCAAGGTAAAGGCTGGATACCACCGCGATTTTGTGTTTAATGAGGATGGTAAATGGATGTTACAGGGTTGGAAAGGCCGGGTAGTATGCGCTAGCTCATGTTGGGTGCCAGCATAG